A genomic region of Serratia fonticola contains the following coding sequences:
- a CDS encoding lysozyme inhibitor LprI family protein has translation MTARFQVTNAPHPAPTTANSSPFLRLLLCLALPLGASTAAHAAAFDCAKATSDVEHAICNSPALSDLDDNLNDNYQLAMANLDGDRADALRLSQRSWLKLRDTCQSQESCLNALFIQRSAQLQDIAKQAAAKLDNIIASIPANPANAAQQLRQYRGPLASAWLVYLHQFEPTSKVTSTEVDNRHQNAVAAMNDDTFAQSVLHDIENDPKISHDQAVLTLLRMTIERAGYENQDGRPYVHCFIFKRQGEAAYGAFGALYGSTRDTQAPICPPQGNLFEQPAWKQLSKLLAPIIAKASENAGTIRFASYAEWSMFKLHATVSPEDFLNATPSAEMNSDPEQQIRSWAEESVWPQAQREQVLAAIEPAQLATMGWLQTEKHFSASDAAKAANAIVKQWLSDRMDFIGEMSGPEE, from the coding sequence ATGACCGCCAGATTTCAAGTAACGAACGCGCCCCACCCTGCGCCAACCACCGCGAATTCTTCGCCCTTTTTGCGTCTTTTGCTGTGCCTGGCATTACCCCTCGGGGCCAGCACCGCAGCGCACGCCGCCGCTTTCGACTGTGCCAAAGCCACCAGCGACGTCGAACATGCTATCTGCAACAGCCCGGCACTGAGCGACCTGGACGACAACCTGAACGACAATTATCAACTCGCCATGGCCAACCTGGATGGAGATCGGGCCGATGCATTGCGCTTAAGCCAACGGAGCTGGCTGAAACTGCGGGATACCTGCCAGAGTCAGGAAAGCTGCCTGAACGCGCTATTTATCCAACGCAGCGCGCAATTGCAGGATATCGCCAAACAGGCCGCGGCGAAACTCGACAATATCATCGCAAGCATCCCGGCAAATCCGGCCAACGCGGCACAACAGCTCCGGCAGTATCGTGGCCCGTTGGCGTCCGCCTGGCTGGTTTACCTGCATCAGTTTGAGCCAACCAGCAAGGTAACCAGCACCGAGGTCGACAACAGGCATCAAAATGCCGTTGCCGCCATGAACGACGATACCTTCGCGCAATCTGTGCTGCACGATATCGAGAACGATCCCAAGATCAGCCACGATCAGGCCGTACTGACCTTACTGCGTATGACCATTGAGCGAGCGGGCTACGAAAACCAGGATGGCCGCCCCTACGTGCATTGCTTCATCTTCAAACGCCAGGGCGAAGCGGCCTACGGAGCCTTTGGCGCACTGTATGGCTCCACACGCGACACCCAGGCCCCTATCTGCCCGCCGCAGGGAAATCTGTTTGAACAACCGGCCTGGAAGCAGCTCAGCAAACTGTTGGCGCCTATCATTGCCAAGGCCAGTGAAAATGCCGGAACTATTCGATTTGCCAGCTACGCAGAATGGTCAATGTTCAAGTTACATGCCACCGTCTCCCCCGAGGACTTCCTCAACGCTACCCCGTCCGCCGAAATGAATAGCGATCCTGAACAGCAGATCCGCAGTTGGGCTGAAGAGAGCGTTTGGCCGCAAGCACAGCGGGAGCAGGTGCTCGCCGCCATCGAACCGGCACAGTTGGCAACGATGGGCTGGCTGCAAACCGAAAAACATTTCTCAGCCAGTGATGCCGCCAAAGCGGCCAACGCGATAGTGAAACAGTGGTTGAGCGACAGAATGGACTTTATCGGAGAGATGAGCGGGCCGGAGGAGTGA